One genomic segment of Anguilla anguilla isolate fAngAng1 chromosome 2, fAngAng1.pri, whole genome shotgun sequence includes these proteins:
- the LOC118217934 gene encoding tripartite motif-containing protein 35-like produces MEATALVPKDELCCSVCCDIFKEPVLLKCSHSFCGVCVKQYWEEKSSRECPICRRKASMGEPPANLALRSIVGFFLKQKTERETTDNSDVRCSLHGEKLLFFCEHDKEPLCVVCQTSNKHRNHPVCPVEEAVLELKEELKPALNLIKEKLKSFTEVEQECKKTSTHIRRQAHHTERQIKAEFEKLHQFLREEEEARLAALMEEEKQKSQIMKEKIENITGHISTLTDKITAIEKAMDTEDISFLKSYKNIKERAQCTLQDPELLSGALVDVAKHLGNLKFRVWEKMLEMVQYTPVFLDPNTACPWLSLSDDLTTVRLGTYQKYPDNPERFKPCVSVLGSEGFTSGKHSWEVKVENKLEWDIGVVKESVSRKGEITYSPERGFWVLMLRNGDEYYAGGVTALTLKRKPQSIRVQLDYGRGKVSFFDSSDMSLIYTFIDTFTERVFPYFCPCFNKDRNEGPLQICPVKVSVTVMSSQ; encoded by the exons ATGGAGGCTACAGCTTTGGTTCCCAAGGACGAGCTATGTTGCTCTGtatgttgtgatatttttaaagagcctgttctcctgaaatgcagccacagcttctgtggagtgtgtgtgaagCAGTACTGGGAAGAGAAGAGCTCTCGGGAGTGTCCCATCTGCAGGAGAAAGGCCTCTATGGGGGAACCTCCGGCAAACCTGGCCTTAAGAAGCATCGTGGGGTTCTTCTTAAAGcagaagactgagagagaaactacCGACAATAGTGATGTTCGCTGCAGTCTTCATGGGGAGAAACTTCTATTCTTCTGTGAACATGACAAAGAGCCTCTCTGTGTCGTCTGTCAGActtcaaataaacacagaaaccacCCGGTCTGTCCAGTGGAAGAGGCCGTACTGGAGCTGAAG GAGGAACTCAAGCCTGCACTTAAtcttattaaagaaaaactgaagagcTTTACTGAGGTTGAACAAGAATGTAAGAAAACATCAACACATATCAGG AGACAAGCCcatcacacagagaggcagataaAGGCAGAGTTTGAGAAGCTCCACCAGTTCctgcgagaggaagaggaggccagaCTAGCTGCTCTGATGGAGGAAGAGAAGCAGAAGAGTCAGATAATGAAGGAGAAGATAGAAAACATCACAGGGCACATATCCACTCTTACAGACAAAATCACAGCTATAGAGAAGGCCATGGACACTGAAGATATCTCCTTTTTAAAG AGCTACAAGAACATCAAGGAAAG agcccagtgcacactgcaggatcCTGAGCTGCTCTCAGGGGCACTGGTAGAtgtggccaaacacctgggcaacCTGAAGTTCAGAGTCTGGGAGAAAATGCTGGAGatggtgcagtaca CTCCTGTGTTTCTGGACCCCAATACTGCATGCccctggctttctctctctgacgaTCTGACCACTGTGAGATTAGGTACATACCAGAAATATCCTGACAACCCAGAGAGGTTTAAaccctgtgtgagtgtgctgggaTCTGAGGGATTTACCTCAGGgaaacacagctgggaggtGAAGGTGGAGAATAAACTTGAGTGGGATATAGGAGTGGTGAAAGAGTCCGTCAGTAGGAAGGGAGAGATAACATACAGCCCAGAGAGAGGATTCTGGGTCTTAATGCTGAGGAATGGTGATGAGTACTATGCAGGTGGAGTTACTGCCCTCACACTGAAGAGGAAGCCCCAGAgcatcagagtgcagctggactatGGCAGGGGGAAGGTGTCCTTCTTTGACTCCAGTGACATGTCACTCATCTACACTTTTATAGACACATTTACTGAGAGAGTTTTCCCATACTTCTGTCCCTGTTTTAACAAAGATAGGAACGAAGGACCTCTGCAAATATGCCCAGTTAAGGTTTCCGtaacagtgatgtcatcccagtga
- the LOC118217938 gene encoding E3 ubiquitin-protein ligase TRIM21-like — MEDPPVNLALKNIVESYLMQKSIREAAGKSDDHCSLHGEKRLFFCEHDQEPLCVVCQTSKKHRNHPVCPVEEAALDLKEKLKPALNLIKEKLKRFTDVEEECKKAAEHIRSQVQHTERQIKAEFKKLRQFLREEEEARLTVLREEEQQKSQIMKEKTENITGHISTLTDKITAIEKAMDTEDTSF, encoded by the exons ATGGAGGATCCTCCTGTAAACctggctttaaaaaacattgtggagTCCTACTTAATGCAGAAGTCTATAAGGGAAGCTGCAGGCAAGAGTGATGATCACTGCAGTCTTCATGGGGAGAAACGTTTATTCTTCTGCGAACATGACCAAGAGCCTCTTTGTGTCGTCTGTCAGacttcaaaaaaacacagaaaccaccCAGTCTGTCCAGTGGAAGAGGCTGCGTTGGATCTGaag GAGAAACTCAAGCCTGCACTTAATctcattaaagaaaaactgaagaggTTTACTGATGTTGAAGAAGAATGTAAGAAAGCAGCAGAACACATCAGG AGTCAGgtccagcacacagagaggcagataaAGGCAGAGTTTAAGAAGCTCCGCCAGTTCctgcgagaggaagaggaggccagaCTAACTGtactgagggaggaagagcagcagaaGAGTCAAATCATGAAGGAGAAGACTGAAAACATCACAGgacacatctccaccctcacagACAAAATCACAGCTATAGAGAAGGCCATGGATACTGAAGACACCTCCTTTTAA
- the LOC118217087 gene encoding zinc-binding protein A33-like, translating to MQMVVQYKYLKCFSFLRLLNIFPLEISAPVFLDPNTACPWLSLSDDLTTLRLGTYQKYPDNPERLSYHMNVLGSEGFISGKHHWEVKVGNISKWDIGVVKESINRKGQMTLSPESGFWVLTLRNGNKYVASGAAGLTLKRKPQSIRVQLDYDRGEVSFFDSSDMSLIYTFKDTFTERVFPFFSSYVNKDGRNEGSLQICPVKVSITVMSSQ from the exons ATGCAGATGgtggtgcagtaca agtatttgaaatgtttctcttttctcagACTTTTGAATATCTTTCCTCTTGAAATTTCAGCTCCTGTGTTTCTGGACCCCAATACTGCATGCccctggctttctctctctgatgatCTGACCACTCTGAGATTAGGTACATACCAGAAATATCCTGACAACCCAGAGAGGTTGAGCTACCATATGAATGTGCTGGGATCTGAGGGGTTTATCTCAGGAAAACACCACTGGGAGGTGAAGGTTGGGAATATATCTAAGTGGGATATAGGAGTGGTGAAAGAGTCCATCAATAGGAAGGGACAGATGACACTCAGCCCAGAGAGTGGATTCTGGGTCTTAACGCTGAGGAATGGTAATAAGTACGTTGCATCTGGAGCTGCTGGCCTCACACTGAAGAGGAAGCCCCAGAgcatcagagtgcagctggactatGACAGGGGTGAGGTGTCCTTCTTCGACTCCAGTGACATGTCACTCATTTACACTTTTAAAGACACATTTACTGAGAGAGTGTTCCCATTCTTCTCATCCTATGTGAACAAAGATGGTAGGAACGAAGGATCTCTGCAAATATGCCCAGTTAAAGTTTCCataacagtgatgtcatcccagtga